A single Oscillatoria sp. FACHB-1407 DNA region contains:
- a CDS encoding ATP-binding protein, which translates to MLQSLNTGSSEPGLSNSSPTQLPRNLSLVETWGFGLTGLLLWMGVAPGTQAELGSQAMWVWIPGAIIGVLINLQVRALGRRFPDVAGGTPNYVTHLLKDYPKLTSYAAIGYFISWVAVLPINAIILSDLITAILEPLGIGLPEIVLRIGFTVLAFIVAFSGSHALGTLHLVFLLPAVGFLLTFCLQGSHAAIASSTTFSLLPDSGSTFSFQGWAKWYLSGTYAFYACETASVFVADSKRPIGTLQSLLVAAGLIPIVYVGGSWVLLHLAPEPDLGNNTFLSLLAAAKSFWGQSASSLVTFLVVSNSLLSCATAVAICPRILYQLSRDHHLSPIFGVTSRQGVFAPGLLLTLILSLVWLVWDDVHQIVMITGVSWFVCFIVLHWGLWQQRHHVNVFFPWLSLGLCVVECLVLIVGGLAWGLPNLLVGLLLPIALMIIDRLIRKIPYPLQLPQWFNPLQRDRQQKTLRGFIALQVFVLILFICGATILSWSGSTLVDRSAATLSADPLVVLILVLSFIGVAIACWTIFPQIVAVNEARQRAEQLSGNLQQTLQELQRTQLKMVQQEKMSGLGQLVAGVAHEINNPVSFIHGNVAYAQSYVEGLLKFIELYQKHYPDPNVEIKTEAEKIDLEFLQKDLPKLLNSMQVGTERILDIVLSLRTFSRTDEADVKAVDIHSGINSTLMILQHRLKANTQRPEIIVVKNYDSLPMVECYPGQLNQVFMNILSNAIDALDEANATRSYQEITANPNCITIRTSVVASDWIQVAIADNGPGIPDAIKNRIFDPFFTTKSVGKGTGMGLSISYQIIVEKHGGKLECFSNPNQGTEFVIELPIQQQGAKSV; encoded by the coding sequence TGACTGGGCTACTGTTATGGATGGGAGTCGCACCCGGTACCCAGGCTGAGTTAGGCAGTCAGGCCATGTGGGTCTGGATTCCGGGTGCGATCATTGGGGTCTTGATCAATCTCCAGGTCAGAGCGTTAGGACGACGGTTTCCCGATGTGGCAGGGGGTACGCCAAACTATGTGACCCATCTGCTAAAAGACTATCCAAAACTCACGAGCTATGCGGCGATCGGCTACTTCATTAGTTGGGTTGCGGTTCTGCCCATTAACGCCATCATTCTCTCCGACTTGATCACAGCGATCCTGGAACCCCTGGGGATTGGATTGCCTGAGATCGTTTTGCGGATTGGCTTTACCGTTCTGGCATTCATCGTCGCGTTTAGTGGTAGCCATGCCCTGGGAACGCTTCACCTTGTCTTCTTGCTACCCGCCGTCGGCTTTCTCCTGACGTTTTGCCTGCAAGGGAGCCATGCGGCGATCGCCTCATCAACGACGTTTAGCCTCTTGCCCGACAGCGGCTCAACTTTCTCCTTTCAGGGGTGGGCCAAATGGTATCTCAGTGGAACCTATGCCTTCTACGCCTGTGAAACCGCATCGGTCTTTGTGGCAGACAGTAAGCGTCCGATTGGAACGCTCCAGAGTTTGCTGGTTGCGGCAGGTCTGATCCCAATTGTTTATGTTGGGGGTTCCTGGGTGTTGCTACATCTGGCACCCGAACCGGATTTGGGCAACAACACCTTCCTCAGCTTATTAGCTGCCGCTAAATCATTTTGGGGACAGTCTGCTTCATCCCTGGTGACATTTCTGGTAGTTTCCAACAGTCTGTTGTCCTGTGCAACTGCCGTTGCGATTTGCCCCCGCATCTTGTATCAACTGTCGCGAGATCATCACCTCTCGCCAATCTTTGGGGTTACGTCCCGACAGGGAGTATTTGCCCCTGGCTTGCTGCTCACCCTCATCTTGAGCCTGGTGTGGCTAGTTTGGGACGATGTCCATCAAATTGTGATGATTACAGGGGTGAGTTGGTTTGTGTGTTTCATCGTCCTACACTGGGGACTGTGGCAACAGCGTCACCATGTAAACGTGTTTTTTCCCTGGTTATCGCTTGGGCTGTGTGTCGTAGAGTGTCTCGTTCTGATCGTTGGAGGATTGGCGTGGGGTCTACCCAACTTGCTGGTTGGTTTGTTGCTGCCGATCGCCCTGATGATTATAGACAGGCTGATTCGGAAAATTCCCTATCCGCTCCAACTGCCCCAGTGGTTTAACCCCTTGCAGCGCGATCGCCAACAAAAGACGCTCCGAGGGTTTATTGCCCTACAGGTGTTTGTGCTGATCCTGTTCATCTGTGGAGCCACCATCTTAAGTTGGTCTGGCAGTACGCTGGTTGACCGGAGTGCCGCGACATTAAGTGCTGATCCCCTCGTGGTGTTGATTCTAGTCCTGTCCTTTATCGGAGTGGCGATCGCCTGTTGGACAATTTTTCCTCAAATTGTCGCCGTTAACGAAGCCCGCCAGCGAGCGGAGCAACTATCTGGCAATCTCCAGCAAACGCTGCAAGAACTCCAGCGCACTCAATTAAAGATGGTGCAGCAAGAAAAAATGTCGGGTTTGGGGCAACTCGTTGCCGGAGTCGCTCACGAGATTAATAATCCGGTCAGCTTCATTCACGGCAATGTTGCCTACGCCCAAAGCTATGTGGAGGGCTTACTGAAGTTTATTGAGTTGTATCAGAAGCATTACCCTGACCCCAATGTAGAGATTAAGACAGAAGCCGAGAAGATTGATTTGGAGTTTCTCCAAAAAGATTTGCCGAAGTTGCTCAACTCGATGCAGGTTGGCACCGAGCGCATTCTCGACATTGTGCTGTCACTGCGCACCTTTTCCCGCACCGATGAGGCGGACGTTAAAGCAGTTGATATCCACAGCGGCATTAACAGTACTCTGATGATTTTGCAGCACCGCCTCAAAGCCAATACCCAGCGTCCAGAAATTATCGTGGTCAAAAACTACGACTCCTTGCCGATGGTGGAGTGTTATCCAGGACAGTTAAATCAGGTGTTCATGAATATCCTGTCTAATGCGATCGATGCTTTGGATGAAGCTAACGCCACACGCAGCTATCAGGAGATTACAGCTAATCCCAACTGCATTACCATTCGTACATCTGTCGTGGCTTCTGATTGGATTCAGGTGGCGATCGCGGATAACGGTCCCGGCATCCCTGACGCCATCAAAAACCGCATTTTTGACCCCTTTTTCACCACTAAATCAGTCGGGAAAGGCACAGGCATGGGACTATCCATCAGCTACCAAATCATCGTGGAAAAACACGGTGGCAAACTGGAGTGTTTCTCCAATCCCAATCAAGGCACAGAATTTGTGATCGAGCTTCCCATTCAACAGCAAGGTGCTAAATCGGTTTAA
- a CDS encoding sensor histidine kinase, with the protein MPFELIWLLLVSFFQLRKSCTITATVQRSDRSAPYPWMMLEVCNMGVTISLEEQERIFDPFYRIPQSDRWKRGGTGLGLALVKKFTHLLGGQIEVSSASNSVCFCIVLPMKEVEVSSDEW; encoded by the coding sequence ATGCCATTCGAGCTTATTTGGCTGCTCCTCGTTTCGTTCTTCCAACTGCGTAAGTCCTGTACGATTACAGCAACGGTTCAACGTTCTGATAGGTCAGCCCCTTACCCCTGGATGATGCTGGAAGTTTGCAATATGGGGGTCACGATTTCGCTGGAGGAACAGGAACGAATTTTTGATCCGTTTTATCGAATTCCTCAGAGCGATCGCTGGAAGCGAGGCGGAACGGGGTTAGGACTGGCACTGGTTAAGAAATTTACCCATTTACTGGGGGGGCAGATCGAGGTCAGCAGTGCATCCAACAGCGTGTGTTTTTGCATCGTTCTACCGATGAAAGAGGTCGAGGTTTCCTCAGACGAGTGGTGA